In the genome of Chlamydia trachomatis A/HAR-13, one region contains:
- a CDS encoding tetratricopeptide repeat protein — protein MKVILRALCLFLVLPCGCYARVPSFEPFRGAIAPNRYTPKHSPELYFEIGDKYFQAKKFKQALLCFGMITHHFPEHALHPKAQFLVGLCYLEMGHPDLADKALTQYQELADTEYSEQLFAIKYSIAQSFANGKRKNILPLEGFPKLLKADTDALRIFEEIVTAPSDADLKASALYAKGALLFARKEYSEAIKTLKKVSLQFPSHSLSPESFTLIAKIHCLQALQEPYNEQYLQDARMNAAALRKQHPNHPSNTEVENYIHHMCEAYASCLYSTGRFYEKKRKASSAKIYYSIALENFPDTSYVAKCNKRLERLSKQMS, from the coding sequence ATGAAAGTCATTTTAAGAGCGCTTTGCTTGTTTCTTGTGTTGCCCTGCGGATGTTATGCACGAGTGCCCTCTTTTGAACCTTTCCGAGGCGCTATCGCCCCAAACCGGTACACTCCTAAACATTCCCCAGAACTCTATTTCGAGATAGGAGATAAATACTTTCAGGCTAAAAAATTTAAGCAAGCTCTTCTTTGTTTTGGAATGATAACACATCATTTCCCAGAACATGCTCTTCATCCTAAAGCACAGTTTCTTGTAGGGCTCTGCTATCTTGAAATGGGCCATCCTGACTTAGCGGATAAAGCGCTAACTCAATATCAAGAGCTCGCCGATACAGAATATTCTGAACAATTATTCGCCATTAAGTATTCTATCGCACAAAGTTTCGCTAACGGAAAGCGTAAAAATATCCTTCCTTTGGAAGGGTTCCCTAAGTTGTTGAAAGCAGATACAGATGCTCTGCGTATTTTTGAAGAAATTGTGACAGCACCTTCCGACGCAGACCTCAAAGCTTCTGCTCTCTACGCAAAAGGTGCTCTTTTGTTCGCCCGAAAAGAATATTCGGAAGCGATCAAAACTCTAAAAAAAGTTTCTCTTCAGTTTCCTTCACACTCTCTTTCTCCAGAGTCTTTTACCCTTATTGCAAAAATCCATTGCTTACAAGCTTTGCAAGAGCCCTATAATGAACAGTATCTTCAAGATGCTCGGATGAATGCAGCAGCTTTACGTAAACAACACCCTAATCATCCTAGCAATACAGAAGTAGAGAACTATATTCATCACATGTGCGAAGCTTACGCTTCTTGCTTATATTCAACCGGACGCTTTTATGAGAAAAAGCGAAAAGCCTCTTCTGCAAAAATTTATTACTCAATAGCTCTAGAAAACTTCCCTGATACCTCCTATGTCGCTAAATGCAATAAACGATTAGAACGGCTCTCTAAACAAATGAGTTAA
- a CDS encoding LPS assembly lipoprotein LptE — protein sequence MLKMFWLNSLVFFSLLLSACGYTVLSPHYVEKKFSLSEGIYVCPIEGDSLGDLVSSLSYELEKRGLHTRSQGTSSGYVLKVSLFNETDENIGFTYTPQKPDEKPVKHFIVSNEGRLALSAKVQLIKNRTQEILVEKCLRKSVTFDFQPDLGTANAHQLALGQFEMHNEAIKSASRILYSQLAETIVQQVYYDLF from the coding sequence ATGCTGAAAATGTTTTGGTTGAATAGCCTCGTTTTCTTCTCGTTACTACTATCAGCCTGCGGCTATACAGTGCTCTCCCCCCACTATGTAGAAAAGAAATTCTCGCTTTCCGAAGGCATCTATGTCTGCCCTATCGAAGGAGATTCATTAGGAGATCTCGTATCCTCTCTTTCTTACGAATTAGAAAAGCGAGGACTCCACACACGATCTCAAGGAACCTCTTCTGGTTATGTACTCAAAGTCTCTCTTTTCAATGAGACTGATGAAAATATTGGATTCACATACACTCCCCAAAAACCTGATGAAAAACCTGTAAAACACTTCATTGTCTCTAATGAAGGGCGCTTAGCGTTATCAGCAAAAGTCCAACTAATCAAAAACCGCACACAAGAAATATTAGTGGAGAAATGTCTGAGAAAATCGGTTACTTTTGATTTTCAACCTGACCTCGGAACCGCGAATGCTCATCAGCTAGCTCTCGGACAATTTGAAATGCATAATGAAGCAATAAAAAGCGCTTCTCGTATATTGTATTCGCAATTAGCAGAGACTATTGTACAACAGGTATACTATGACCTTTTCTGA
- a CDS encoding ATP-binding protein gives MTFSEGEQVFPATLQDLYPMLDFVKRAGVHCNCTQKKLSKLELACEELLLNIITHAYKGLPSTEWIRILCTETPDALLVRITDHGPAFNPITASPDIMRLDLPIEQRRIGGLGIFLAKYSVDVFDYERVNDTNVVTLTLYTKPHNS, from the coding sequence ATGACCTTTTCTGAAGGAGAGCAAGTTTTCCCAGCAACATTACAAGATCTTTATCCTATGCTCGATTTTGTCAAACGAGCAGGCGTCCACTGTAACTGTACTCAGAAAAAACTATCGAAGCTAGAGCTTGCTTGTGAAGAACTTCTCTTAAATATTATCACCCATGCCTATAAAGGGCTTCCTTCCACAGAATGGATCCGTATTCTTTGCACAGAAACTCCAGATGCTCTTTTAGTTCGGATCACAGATCATGGCCCAGCCTTTAATCCCATAACCGCTTCGCCAGACATCATGCGCCTGGATCTACCTATTGAGCAAAGAAGAATTGGTGGACTAGGGATATTTCTAGCAAAATACTCGGTGGATGTTTTTGATTATGAGAGAGTTAACGACACAAATGTTGTCACTCTCACTCTATACACAAAACCTCACAACTCATAG
- a CDS encoding D-alanyl-D-alanine carboxypeptidase family protein gives MRTFFLLCRFFICLAPFFLSFPLYADPHTVLTKGIVAAVVHADSGAILKEKNLDHKIFPASMTKIATALLILRQYPDVLTRFITTRREPLTSITPQAKQQSGYRSPPHWLETDGMTIQLKVKEEVSGWDLFHALLISSANDAANVLADACCQSVSAFMRQLNEFLRELGCQNTHFNSPHGLHHPDHYTTARDLSLIMKEALKEPLFRQVIRTASYTMEATNLSPERVLSSTNKLLSSSSTYFYPPCLGGKTGTTKSAGKNIIFAAEKNNRSIIVVAAGYFGPAAQLYQDAIALCEDLFNEQLLRCFLIPPASHYPVPTRFGTVTAPVAQGIYYDFYPSEGDPLLTLSLEPNKISFPIRKGDLLGHWILSTPTGENQHSIPFLAESDILPTLKQRILLMSLRMLTTYRTYVLILLFVWIYRRKKQPRATKTFSNPFFS, from the coding sequence ATGCGTACTTTTTTCTTGTTGTGTCGGTTCTTTATCTGCTTGGCTCCCTTTTTTCTCTCGTTTCCTTTGTACGCAGATCCCCATACTGTTCTTACAAAAGGAATCGTAGCCGCAGTCGTTCATGCAGATTCCGGAGCAATTCTGAAAGAAAAAAATCTGGATCACAAGATTTTCCCTGCAAGCATGACCAAGATTGCAACCGCTTTACTCATTTTAAGGCAGTATCCTGATGTGTTAACTCGTTTCATCACTACTCGCAGAGAGCCACTGACTTCTATCACTCCTCAGGCTAAACAACAATCCGGATACCGAAGCCCTCCCCATTGGCTAGAAACTGATGGTATGACTATTCAACTAAAAGTGAAGGAAGAGGTGTCTGGATGGGACCTTTTTCACGCTCTACTTATTAGCTCTGCAAATGATGCTGCCAATGTTTTAGCAGATGCCTGCTGCCAAAGCGTCTCTGCTTTCATGCGCCAACTTAATGAGTTTTTGAGGGAACTCGGTTGCCAAAATACTCATTTTAATTCTCCTCATGGACTCCATCATCCTGATCACTACACGACAGCTAGAGATCTATCACTCATCATGAAAGAAGCTTTAAAAGAGCCTCTTTTCCGCCAAGTCATTCGCACAGCGTCCTATACCATGGAGGCCACCAACTTAAGTCCAGAAAGAGTTCTGTCTTCCACGAACAAACTTCTTTCTTCCTCTTCGACTTACTTTTATCCACCTTGTTTAGGAGGGAAAACAGGAACTACAAAAAGTGCAGGGAAAAATATCATTTTCGCTGCAGAAAAGAACAATCGCTCAATTATTGTTGTAGCAGCAGGATATTTTGGCCCTGCTGCTCAACTATACCAAGATGCTATAGCTCTGTGCGAAGATCTATTTAATGAACAGCTATTACGATGCTTTTTAATCCCTCCCGCAAGTCACTATCCTGTACCAACTCGATTTGGCACTGTGACAGCTCCGGTAGCACAAGGCATTTATTACGACTTTTATCCTTCCGAAGGAGATCCCCTCTTAACCCTTTCCCTAGAACCCAATAAGATCTCTTTCCCCATTCGGAAAGGAGATCTTCTAGGCCATTGGATTTTATCCACCCCTACTGGAGAGAATCAACATTCTATCCCATTCCTAGCAGAGAGCGATATCCTCCCTACTTTAAAGCAACGAATTCTTTTAATGAGTCTTCGTATGCTTACCACTTATAGAACTTACGTTCTTATCCTACTCTTTGTTTGGATCTATCGTAGGAAAAAGCAACCTCGTGCGACAAAAACTTTTTCTAACCCTTTTTTCTCTTAA
- the brnQ gene encoding branched-chain amino acid transport system II carrier protein, producing the protein MHKKTQSHSHKGLSIWSIGGSIFAMFFGAGNVVFPLALGHHFYYHTSYACLGMILTAVLTPLLGLFAMMLYSGNYRSFFASIGRMPGMVLMVAILCIIGPFGGIPRTIAVSYDTLASLGDKHPTLLPSLPWFSVFFCVLVYLFVCKLSKLIQWLGSVFSPVMLGTLAWLIIKGLLLPAHALPSESVTFSKQQAFVTGLSEGFNTMDLLGAFFFCSIVLVSIQQLMVQQKHESSEEKPLEFHHIGKTEKYKLAMSFLLAAALLSLVYLGFAFCAARHAGALIDVQRGQILGRISALVVGPNSFLTGLSVFLACLTTAIAATGIFADFIARVVSSQKMSYSNALIVTLVPTYLVSILSFENISKILIPILEMSYPALIALTCGVIAKKLWDFPHAKTLFYLVFALTILYKLSV; encoded by the coding sequence ATGCATAAGAAAACACAATCACATTCTCATAAAGGACTTTCCATTTGGTCTATTGGAGGATCGATCTTTGCTATGTTCTTTGGAGCAGGCAATGTGGTATTCCCCTTAGCCTTAGGACACCACTTCTATTATCATACTTCTTACGCTTGTTTGGGTATGATTCTGACAGCCGTACTTACGCCTTTATTAGGTCTGTTTGCGATGATGCTGTACTCTGGAAATTACCGTTCATTCTTTGCTTCTATTGGAAGAATGCCTGGTATGGTGTTGATGGTTGCAATTCTATGCATTATTGGCCCTTTCGGGGGAATTCCTAGAACTATTGCTGTGTCTTACGATACGCTAGCCTCGTTGGGAGACAAACATCCTACATTACTTCCTTCCCTACCTTGGTTTAGTGTCTTCTTTTGCGTACTTGTTTACCTCTTCGTTTGCAAGCTCAGCAAGCTGATTCAATGGCTGGGGTCCGTTTTTTCCCCTGTCATGTTAGGAACTTTAGCCTGGCTGATTATCAAAGGACTCCTACTGCCTGCTCATGCACTTCCCTCAGAAAGCGTAACCTTTTCGAAGCAACAAGCCTTTGTTACAGGACTTTCGGAAGGTTTTAACACTATGGATTTATTAGGAGCCTTCTTCTTCTGCTCCATAGTCCTTGTATCAATTCAGCAACTTATGGTGCAGCAGAAGCATGAGTCTTCTGAAGAAAAACCTTTAGAGTTTCACCATATTGGGAAGACTGAGAAATACAAACTTGCTATGAGTTTTCTTTTAGCAGCCGCGCTACTTAGCCTTGTATATCTAGGCTTTGCCTTCTGTGCTGCCCGTCATGCGGGAGCTCTGATAGATGTTCAAAGAGGGCAAATTCTAGGAAGAATTTCGGCTCTTGTAGTTGGCCCCAATAGCTTTTTAACAGGGCTGAGCGTCTTTCTTGCTTGCCTAACCACTGCAATTGCAGCAACAGGGATTTTCGCGGATTTTATCGCGAGAGTCGTTTCTTCTCAAAAAATGAGTTACTCCAATGCTTTAATCGTTACTTTGGTTCCTACATACCTAGTATCGATTCTTAGTTTTGAGAATATTAGCAAGATTCTCATCCCCATTTTGGAAATGAGCTATCCTGCACTCATAGCATTAACTTGCGGTGTTATTGCGAAGAAGCTTTGGGATTTCCCCCATGCAAAAACTTTATTTTATCTTGTTTTTGCACTTACGATACTCTATAAGCTGTCCGTTTAA
- a CDS encoding DEAD/DEAH box helicase produces the protein MILNSLSMFRHQATRFLQDNRDSIAVSFSKNTYKITIPDEDSPDGEWISTLSFNDEERLSFAACSCPDGDCCEHLLTATLAAYDPTEGALLHVKFKSSFWWGLFYQLFLSKAPLHAPGDKVYTIQSQQLSVSLQCLSAEALTYWLPIVHASPEPQTISKETFSQSALYRIARELFMFSQKGASLVIQENPQGFPSLFSLQWEGIALSIEVLDVDTLKALFPLLEFSQTSLYSGEPYLLHNVHVVPEQARIYFTKEYPPLPKSIKEYQETVLGPIKYFAEAKKCTSIPKTLSLPIHIIPALDRSFREHLLSQLCYETEERPIHYAIHFLRDASLSFSAYLETPGDLSEGHIIYPGFCYIPNKGLLAVSGLLSPESSFTIRSDHIENFLDEYGPFIKEPGFETFSNQSPVGSLSYNVTEQGVLLFHYDTGNAADIELRFGKWTYYSRQGFFLNSRLDLALQDGLTIEAPQVADFILTHEVALKSIPNFFAAQPPLKSIRFEVHKEKKGSGIYLQPIFEGLEHESCRLFGQFLYRENVGFSLLPAALQMLCQIPTEIPADQVAEFLLQFSKDDRMVFSDPQLALPERVELNILAIHRPHPSSPLHLKIEIKTNIGSIPLGTVLQALKGKKDFLFSKAGFLNLDNCLFVFLKQFLSSQRYDIQENTLITMVTDIFKLDALAPMITDPNIQASEEDLAYFSQLKSACLPPIPVNLFSTDHKLRPYQNSGLLWLWFLYNHRLSGLLCDEMGLGKTHQATALLDIVAQTAKNPKFLVVCPTSVLPHWEHVLASHLPQASLFSFHGPHKPKTLPDCDILITSYGTLRQNYALFYKVSFTVAVFDEIHTAKNKSSQIHKILCRLDAQMKLGLTGTPVENNLIEFKGLLDIILPNYLPSDALFKRLFTHKNASETDEDIISSKDLLLKLTRPFILRRTKKLVLPELPEKVESLIPCRLSPEQSQLYSSTLKKEKCQIQQLEKEEDPASVNYLHVFALLNQLKQICNHPAVYFKDPESYKNHSSGKWAAFVKLLNDSLASGYKVVVFSQYIQMIRIIALYLEEHAIEYALVRGKSQNRKEEIDRFSNDPNCRVFIGSLLAAGTGINLTAGNVVIMYDRWWNPAKENQALDRVHRIGQKNTVFIYKLVTEDTLEEHIHYLIEKKMRLLNQVTTTQDSNILHVLNREDLITILSYKDEHMLSEEVQEDSGDS, from the coding sequence ATGATTCTAAATTCCTTATCCATGTTTCGTCATCAGGCTACCCGTTTCTTACAAGATAATCGAGACTCCATAGCCGTTTCTTTTTCTAAAAACACTTACAAAATCACGATTCCTGATGAAGACTCTCCGGATGGAGAATGGATCAGCACTCTATCATTCAACGATGAGGAGCGTTTGTCGTTTGCAGCTTGTAGCTGCCCAGATGGAGACTGCTGCGAGCACCTCCTTACCGCTACCTTAGCAGCTTACGACCCAACAGAAGGAGCGCTTCTTCATGTGAAATTTAAATCCTCTTTTTGGTGGGGGTTATTTTATCAATTATTCCTAAGTAAGGCTCCTCTACACGCCCCGGGAGACAAAGTCTATACCATACAATCCCAACAACTTTCAGTCTCTCTCCAATGCCTTTCTGCAGAAGCCTTAACTTATTGGCTGCCTATTGTGCACGCCTCTCCAGAACCTCAAACAATATCTAAAGAAACATTCTCCCAATCCGCATTATACCGAATCGCACGAGAACTATTCATGTTCTCTCAAAAAGGAGCCTCTTTAGTTATCCAAGAAAACCCTCAAGGATTCCCTTCTTTATTCTCCTTGCAGTGGGAAGGAATAGCTCTATCTATTGAAGTGCTAGATGTTGATACCCTAAAAGCATTGTTCCCATTACTGGAATTCTCACAAACCTCTTTATATAGTGGAGAGCCTTATCTTCTTCATAACGTCCACGTGGTCCCTGAACAAGCTAGGATCTATTTTACAAAAGAATATCCGCCTCTCCCTAAGTCCATTAAAGAATATCAAGAGACGGTTCTGGGCCCTATTAAGTATTTCGCCGAAGCAAAAAAATGCACCTCTATTCCTAAAACACTCTCCCTCCCCATACATATTATCCCCGCTCTAGACCGTTCTTTTAGAGAACATTTACTCTCCCAACTCTGTTATGAAACTGAAGAACGCCCTATTCACTATGCTATTCACTTCTTAAGAGACGCCTCTCTCTCATTTTCCGCATATCTAGAAACACCAGGAGATCTGTCCGAGGGGCATATTATCTATCCAGGATTCTGCTACATTCCTAATAAGGGTCTATTAGCTGTATCTGGATTATTATCCCCAGAATCTTCGTTCACCATACGCTCCGACCATATCGAAAATTTCTTGGATGAGTATGGGCCTTTTATCAAAGAACCTGGATTCGAAACGTTTTCTAACCAATCCCCGGTAGGCTCTCTGTCTTATAACGTTACTGAACAAGGAGTTCTTCTATTCCATTATGATACTGGGAACGCTGCGGATATAGAACTCCGTTTTGGTAAATGGACGTATTATTCTCGACAAGGATTCTTTTTAAACAGCCGATTAGACTTAGCTCTTCAAGATGGATTGACGATAGAAGCTCCACAAGTCGCGGATTTTATTCTTACACATGAAGTAGCTCTTAAATCTATCCCCAACTTCTTTGCTGCACAACCACCTCTCAAATCCATTCGCTTTGAAGTGCATAAAGAGAAAAAAGGATCTGGAATCTATTTACAGCCTATCTTTGAAGGATTGGAACACGAATCTTGTCGCTTGTTTGGTCAATTTTTATATCGCGAAAATGTAGGCTTTAGTTTGCTCCCTGCAGCCTTACAAATGCTCTGTCAAATTCCTACAGAGATTCCTGCCGATCAAGTCGCTGAATTTTTATTACAATTTTCAAAAGATGATCGCATGGTGTTCTCTGATCCTCAATTAGCTCTTCCGGAGCGTGTTGAGCTGAATATCCTGGCTATTCACAGACCCCATCCGTCTTCACCTCTTCATCTAAAAATAGAAATTAAAACCAATATTGGATCTATTCCTTTAGGGACAGTATTACAAGCTTTGAAAGGGAAAAAAGACTTCTTATTCAGCAAAGCAGGATTTTTGAATCTCGATAACTGTTTATTTGTTTTCCTGAAACAATTCTTATCGTCTCAACGCTATGATATTCAAGAAAATACCCTCATCACCATGGTGACAGACATCTTCAAATTAGATGCTCTGGCACCTATGATAACAGACCCTAATATTCAAGCTTCGGAAGAAGATTTGGCGTATTTCTCCCAGTTGAAATCCGCATGTCTGCCTCCTATTCCTGTAAACTTATTTTCCACGGATCACAAACTCCGTCCCTATCAAAATAGCGGCTTATTATGGCTGTGGTTTTTGTATAACCATCGGTTATCTGGACTGCTGTGCGATGAAATGGGATTAGGGAAAACACACCAAGCCACAGCTTTACTAGATATTGTGGCGCAAACTGCAAAAAATCCTAAATTTTTGGTTGTTTGTCCAACAAGTGTGTTGCCGCATTGGGAACATGTATTAGCTTCGCACTTACCTCAAGCTTCTCTTTTTTCCTTCCATGGTCCTCACAAACCTAAAACTCTCCCTGATTGCGATATACTCATCACTTCGTACGGGACTTTAAGACAAAACTACGCTTTATTTTATAAGGTATCGTTTACAGTTGCGGTATTTGATGAAATTCATACAGCTAAAAATAAATCGAGCCAAATCCATAAAATTCTTTGTCGTTTAGATGCGCAAATGAAGCTAGGCCTCACAGGAACGCCTGTAGAGAATAACTTGATAGAATTCAAAGGACTTTTGGATATTATTTTACCAAATTATCTCCCTTCGGATGCCCTCTTCAAACGATTGTTCACACATAAAAATGCATCCGAAACAGATGAAGATATTATTTCTTCTAAAGACTTACTACTTAAGCTTACTCGGCCATTTATTCTAAGAAGAACAAAAAAACTCGTTCTACCAGAGCTGCCTGAAAAAGTAGAATCGCTGATTCCTTGTCGACTCTCACCAGAACAATCTCAACTGTATTCTTCGACTTTGAAAAAAGAAAAATGCCAAATCCAACAACTCGAAAAAGAGGAGGATCCGGCTTCTGTTAACTACTTGCATGTATTTGCCTTGCTTAACCAACTGAAACAGATCTGCAATCACCCTGCAGTGTATTTCAAAGATCCTGAATCATACAAAAACCATTCCTCTGGGAAATGGGCTGCTTTTGTGAAATTACTCAACGACTCTCTGGCTTCAGGATACAAAGTCGTTGTCTTCTCTCAGTACATCCAAATGATCCGCATTATTGCTTTGTATCTGGAAGAGCATGCTATCGAATATGCTCTAGTACGAGGGAAATCCCAAAATAGAAAAGAAGAAATAGACCGTTTCTCAAATGATCCCAATTGTCGTGTCTTTATAGGTTCCTTACTTGCTGCAGGAACAGGGATTAACCTAACGGCTGGAAATGTAGTGATCATGTATGACCGCTGGTGGAACCCGGCTAAAGAAAATCAAGCTTTGGATCGTGTACACAGAATCGGGCAAAAAAATACCGTTTTCATTTACAAACTAGTAACGGAAGATACCCTCGAAGAGCACATTCACTACTTAATAGAGAAAAAAATGCGCTTACTGAACCAGGTAACTACAACCCAAGATTCCAACATCTTGCATGTTTTGAATCGCGAAGACTTAATTACCATCCTCTCTTACAAAGACGAACATATGCTATCTGAAGAGGTGCAAGAAGACTCGGGTGATTCGTAA
- the lpdA gene encoding dihydrolipoyl dehydrogenase produces the protein MNEAFDCVVIGAGPGGYVAAITAAQAGLKTALIEKREAGGTCLNRGCIPSKALLAGAEVVTQIRHADQFGIHVEGFSINYPAMVQRKDSVVRSIRDGLNGLIRSNKITVFSGRGSLISSTEVKILGENPSVIKAHSIILATGSEPRAFPGIPFSAESPRILCSTGVLNLKEIPQKMAIIGGGVIGCEFASLFHTLGSEVSVIEASSQILALNNPDISKTMFDKFTRQGLRFVLEASVSNIEDIGDRVRLTINGNVEEYDYVLVSIGRRLNTENIGLDKAGVICDERGVIPTDATMRTNVPNIYAIGDITGKWQLAHVASHQGIIAARNIAGHKEEIDYSAVPSVIFTFPEVASVGLSPTAAQQQKIPVKVTKFPFRAIGKAVAMGEADGFAAIISHETTQQILGAYVIGPHASSLISEITLAVRNELTLPCIYETIHAHPTLAEVWAESALLAVDTPLHMPPAKK, from the coding sequence ATGAATGAGGCTTTCGACTGTGTAGTTATCGGAGCGGGGCCAGGGGGCTATGTTGCAGCAATCACTGCCGCTCAAGCAGGACTCAAAACTGCGCTAATCGAAAAGCGAGAGGCTGGCGGAACCTGTTTAAACCGAGGGTGTATTCCTTCTAAAGCCCTCTTAGCAGGAGCTGAAGTCGTTACCCAAATACGCCATGCTGACCAGTTTGGGATTCATGTAGAAGGATTCAGCATCAACTATCCCGCTATGGTACAAAGGAAGGATTCCGTAGTCCGTAGCATCCGCGATGGACTTAATGGTCTCATTCGCAGCAATAAGATCACTGTCTTCTCTGGAAGAGGCTCTTTGATCTCTTCAACAGAAGTAAAAATCTTAGGAGAAAACCCTTCTGTAATCAAAGCGCACTCCATTATCCTAGCCACCGGCTCTGAACCACGAGCTTTCCCCGGGATTCCTTTTTCCGCAGAATCTCCTCGGATTTTATGCTCAACAGGCGTGCTAAACCTCAAAGAAATCCCTCAAAAAATGGCCATTATTGGCGGTGGTGTGATCGGTTGCGAATTCGCTTCCTTATTCCATACGTTAGGCTCCGAAGTTTCTGTGATCGAAGCAAGCTCTCAAATCCTTGCTTTGAATAATCCAGATATTTCAAAAACCATGTTCGATAAATTCACCCGACAAGGACTCCGTTTCGTACTAGAAGCCTCTGTATCAAATATTGAGGATATAGGAGATCGCGTTCGGTTAACTATCAATGGGAATGTCGAAGAATACGATTACGTTCTCGTATCTATAGGACGCCGTTTGAATACAGAAAATATTGGCTTGGATAAAGCTGGTGTTATTTGTGATGAACGCGGAGTCATCCCTACCGATGCCACAATGCGCACAAACGTACCTAACATTTATGCTATTGGAGATATCACAGGAAAATGGCAACTTGCCCATGTAGCTTCTCATCAAGGAATCATTGCAGCACGGAATATAGCTGGCCATAAAGAGGAAATCGATTACTCTGCCGTCCCTTCTGTGATCTTTACCTTCCCTGAAGTCGCTTCAGTAGGCCTCTCCCCAACAGCAGCTCAACAACAAAAAATCCCCGTCAAAGTAACAAAATTCCCATTTCGAGCTATTGGAAAAGCGGTCGCAATGGGCGAGGCCGATGGATTTGCAGCCATTATCAGCCATGAGACTACTCAGCAGATCCTAGGAGCTTATGTGATTGGCCCTCATGCCTCATCACTGATTTCCGAAATTACCCTAGCAGTTCGTAATGAACTGACTCTTCCTTGTATTTACGAAACTATCCACGCACATCCAACCTTAGCAGAAGTTTGGGCTGAAAGTGCGTTGTTAGCTGTTGATACCCCATTACATATGCCCCCTGCTAAAAAATGA
- the lipA gene encoding lipoyl synthase, whose translation MTDSESPTPKKSIPARFPKWLRQKLPLGRVFAQTDNTIKNKGLPTVCEEASCPNRTHCWSRHTATYLALGDACTRRCGFCDIDFTRNPLPPDPEEGAKIAESAKALGLKHIVITMVSRDDLEDGGASALVHIIETLHTELPTATIEVLASDFEGNIAALHHLLDAHIAIYNHNVETVERLTPFVRHKATYRRSLMMLENAAKYLPNLMTKSGIMVGLGEQESEVKQTLKDLADHGVKIVTIGQYLRPSRRHIPVKSYVSPETFDYYRSVGESLGLFIYAGPFVRSSFNADSVFEAMRQRETSTSSLLPNKD comes from the coding sequence ATGACCGATTCAGAATCTCCTACTCCTAAAAAATCTATACCCGCCAGATTCCCTAAGTGGCTACGCCAGAAACTCCCTTTAGGGCGGGTATTTGCTCAAACTGATAATACTATCAAAAATAAAGGGCTTCCTACAGTCTGTGAGGAAGCCTCTTGTCCGAATCGCACCCATTGTTGGTCTAGACATACAGCTACCTATCTAGCTTTAGGTGATGCCTGTACACGTCGCTGCGGCTTTTGTGATATTGACTTCACTAGAAATCCCTTACCCCCAGATCCTGAAGAAGGAGCTAAAATTGCTGAGTCCGCAAAAGCTTTGGGACTCAAGCACATTGTCATCACTATGGTTTCCCGTGATGATTTAGAGGATGGAGGAGCCAGCGCTCTTGTCCACATTATTGAAACGTTGCACACAGAATTACCAACAGCAACTATTGAAGTCCTAGCCTCTGATTTTGAAGGTAACATTGCTGCCTTACATCACTTACTGGATGCGCACATTGCTATCTATAATCATAATGTAGAAACAGTAGAACGACTCACTCCATTTGTCCGTCATAAAGCTACCTACCGAAGATCGCTTATGATGTTGGAGAATGCAGCCAAATACCTCCCTAACCTGATGACTAAATCAGGTATCATGGTAGGATTAGGAGAGCAAGAAAGCGAGGTCAAGCAAACCTTAAAAGATCTTGCTGATCATGGCGTTAAGATCGTAACTATAGGCCAGTATCTTCGTCCTTCACGCAGACATATTCCTGTGAAAAGCTATGTGTCTCCCGAGACTTTCGATTATTATCGCTCGGTAGGAGAGTCGTTAGGACTCTTTATTTATGCTGGCCCATTCGTTCGTTCTAGCTTTAATGCGGATTCTGTTTTTGAAGCCATGCGCCAGCGGGAAACCTCAACCTCTTCGCTACTTCCGAATAAAGATTAG